The sequence CTGACTTTTCCCCATTTTTCGCGACATCTATCAGTTCTTGACGTTGCTCTGTACTCAATTTAATGCGATACTTAAGCTTGGGGTTACTCATAGGTACCTCCGATAACTCTTACCCACAATTTTAAGCTTGCCAGTCCAGTAGGGTGGGCAGTGCCAGAGTTGTCGAAGTTGAATCAATGGCTTAGATCAAATTCATTAATTTAGCTAAAGGAAATACAGCACGATTCTCCCAAACCCGTACAATGACTGTTGGCCATTGGCTGTTGCGTCTTGCCTCTATAGCAGGCTGGCTGGGCAGCAGGTCACTGGCAACTGAATATATAGACCTCTTGCAGAAATCAGGCACTCTAGTAATAGGCAATAGTCATAAGAATATATGATGACGGCATTACTATTCATTTTCTGCCCACTTCTGTAAGAAGTCTAATTTCTCTTCGCACTCTAAAACTCAAGAACTATGCCCCGTCGCAACGATATTAAAAAAATTCTTCTCCTCGGTTCTGGCCCGATTGTCATTGGCCAAGCCTGTGAATTTGACTATAGTGGCGTACAAGCGTGTAAAGCCCTACGCTCCGAGGGATACGAAGTGGTGCTGATTAACTCCAACCCAGCAACCATCATGACCGATCCAGAAACGGCAGAGCGGACGTATATTGAACCGCTCGTGCCTGAAATTGCCGAGAAAGTGATCGCCCAGGAACGCCCAGATGCCCTATTGCCGACGATGGGCGGGCAAACGGCGCTCAACTTGGCGGTTAACCTGGCCAAAAATGGCACACTGGAGCGTTATGGGGTGGAACTGATTGGAGCCAAACTTGAGGCAATTGAAAAGGCAGAAGACCGGCTGTTGTTCAAGGAAGCGATGCAGCGCATTGGGGTGAAAGTGTGCCCGTCGGGAATTGCCAATACCCTGGATGAGTCCAAACAAATTGCAGCCGAGATTGGGGTGTATCCCCTGATTATCCGCCCAGCGTTTACTCTGGGGGGAACTGGGGGCGGTATTGCCTATAACCAAGAGGAATTTGAGACGATGGCCCAGTATGGGCTAGATTGCTCGCCCATGTCTCAGATTCTGATCGAACAGTCATTGATTGGCTGGAAGGAGTATGAGCTAGAGGTGATGCGCGATTTGGCGGATAATGTGGTGATTATCTGTTCGATTGAAAACATTGACCCCATGGGAGTACATACGGGGGATTCGATTACAGTGGCTCCAGCACAGACGCTGACAGATAAGGAGTATCAGCGCCTCCGAGATGCGTCGATCGCCATTATTCGTGAGATTGGGGTGGAAACCGGTGGCTCGAATATCCAATTTGCAGTCAATCCGGTGGATGGGGATGTGATTGTGATTGAGATGAATCCCAGGGTATCGCGCTCCTCGGCCCTGGCTTCTAAGGCCACGGGGTTCCCGATCGCCAAATTCGCCGCTAAACTGGCAGTCGGCTATACCCTCGATGAGATTCCCAACGACATTACCCAAAAAACACCAGCTTCCTTTGAACCGACAATTGATTATGTGGTCACCAAGATTCCCCGGTTCACATTCGAGAAGTTCGCCGGAACGGAGCCGATTTTGACGACGCAAATGAAGTCGGTGGGTGAAGCGATGGCTATTGGGCGCACGTTCTGTGAGTCGTTCCAGAAGGCTCTGCGAAGCCTGGAAACCGGAAGAGCAGGTTGGGGCTGTGATAAGTCCGAGGTGCTGCCCAGTTTAGAGTCAATTCGCCAGGGTCTGCGGACACCGAATCCCGATCGCATCTTCACCCTGCGCCATGCCCTGATGGCTAAGATGTCGCTGGATGAGGTGTACGAGCTGACAGGAATTGACCCCTGGTTTTTGGACAAGTTTAACCAACTCTTGGACGCGGAGAAGTTCCTAAAGCGTACGCCCCTGTTAAGTATCAAGACCGACGAGATGCGGGAAATTAAACAGTTGGGATTTAGCGATCGCCAAATTGCCTTCGCCACGTCTACTAATGAGACAACGGTGCGATCTCGCAGACAAGAGTTGGGGATTACACCCGTATACAAAACAGTGGATACCTGCGCGGCGGAGTTTGAAGCCTTTACGCCCTATCACTATTCCACCTATGAACTAGGGGAAACCGAGACTCAACCCTCTGAACGGCGGAAAGTGATGATCCTTGGTGGTGGTCCCAACCGCATTGGCCAGGGGATTGAGTTTGACTATTGCTGCTGTCATGCCAGTTTCTCGTTGCGCGATGCTTCTTTTGAGACGATTATGGTCAACTCGAACCCGGAAACGGTTTCAACAGACTACGATACGAGCGATCGCCTCTATTTTGAACCTCTCACCCTGGAGGATGTCCTCAATATTATTGATGCGGAACAGCCGGAGGGCATCATTATTCAGTTTGGAGGACAAACGCCCCTGAAGTTAGCAGTTCCTTTACAGAGCGCCTTGGAGGATCATCCCAAAACTAAGATTTGGGGCACATCCCCCGATTCCATTGATACGGCCGAAGACCGGGAGCGGTTTGAAGCCATTTGCCAGGAGTTAAATATCTTACAGCCGCCCAATGGAATTGCGCGATCGACTCAAGAGGCGATTCGCGTGGCGGGTCGCATTGGCTATCCGGTGGTCGTCCGTCCCTCCTATGTTCTAGGGGGAAGAGCCATGGAGATTGTCTATTCGGATGGCGAACTGGAGCGGTATATGACGACCGCCGTGCAGGTGGAGCCAGACCACCCGATTCTAATTGATAAGTTCTTGGAAGGGGCGATCGAGGTGGATGTGGATGCCCTCTGTGATGCCACAGGTGAGGTGGTCATTGGCGGCATTATGGAGCATATCGAACAAGCGGGAGTCCATTCTGGAGACTCAGCCTGCGCGATTCCGCCGTTTACGCTCGCCTCATCCGTGTTAACGACAATCCGCACTTCGACGGTGGCTTTAGCGAAAGCTTTGAATGTAATTGGCTTGATGAATATTCAGTTTGCCGTGCAGCGCACTTCGGCTCCGCTCAGTGACCGGGTTTATATCCTGGAGGCAAATCCGAGGGCTTCGCGAACTGTACCCTTTGTGTCGAAGGCCATTGGTAAACCTTTAGCTAAGTTGGCTTCTCTCGTAATGTCAGGAAAAACCCTAGCCGAGGTGGGACTGACGGAAGAGATTATTCCACAGCATGTGTCGGTGAAAGAGGCCGTGCTGCCCTTTGAGAAGTTCCCCGGCGCGGATACCCTGTTGGGGCCAGAGATGCGATCGACTGGGGAGGTGATGGGGATTGACTCGTCGTTTGCCACGGCGTTCGCCAAAGCAGAAGTAGCCGCTGGCGTGCGGCTGCCGTTATCGGGTTGCGTGTTCGTCAGTTTGAGCGATCGCGAGAAGGAGGCGATTGTTCCGGCGATCAAAGAGTTGATGGAGCTGGGCTTTAGCGTTATGGCGACTGCGGGAACTCGGCGGGTGCTGAGGTCGAAGGGGCTGGAGAATGTGCAACCCATTTATAAGCTCCATGAGGGACGGCCCAATGTCCTTGATGAGATTAAGAACCACAATATCCAATTGATTATTAATACGCCCTCTGGTGAAGAGGCCCAGGCTGATGGCCGGCTGCTGAGGCGATCGGCTCTGACCTATAAGTTGCCCATTATTACTACGATTGCTGGCGCTAAGGCAACGGCTGAGGCCATTCGATCTCTGAAGTCTTCGCCCCTGGAAGTAAAGGCTTTGCAAGACCATATTCAGGCTTAGGTTTTGCTTGGTGGCGTGAGGGGTTTAACTATTCTTATTTCTTATAGATAGAATTCATTCCTTACGCTCCCCTGACTTCGCGATCGCCCCGTAGACCCTAGTCTATGGGGTTAATCTTTGGAATAAAATGGGGTTTCCCTATTGCCTATTGGTATTGCCTATTGCTAGAGTGCCTCCCCTAAAAAATTTACAAAAATGTTGTAAACAATGCATTTCTTCATAAAGTTCCTGGGTAACCTATGGGGAATCACAACTAGACAAGACCCGGGAGGTATTCCTCTATTCATTCTTAACCAGTAGACGCTAGCTTAAAACAATGTTACAATACTTAACATAATAGAATTCTGGTAGATAACGACAATGACAAGCGAACTCATTTTAGTCACAGCCACATCCGTTATCGGTCTGATCGTTGCCCAACGGCTCATTGAAAACCCATCGGAATCTGCCCCAGAAGCAGAAGTCGTTCCTATCCCTGTCAGAACAGATGAGACAGATAGCGCTATGCGCTAGGAAATAGGCAATAGCAAAGGGTAACAGTTCAAAATAGTGTGCATTTTGTCAAGTCCAAAATAGAACGCCAAGCTCATTGAATAGCACGATTTTTGGACACTTCAAAGAAACAGTGAAACCGGGTATTGCCTTTTGCTAGAGTGCCTTTTACCTCTCCTTACTCCTAGTCCAAGGACTAGCCTTCCTATTGTTGTCAACCCAAGACGCAGACCTATGAAAACCGCCCAAAACCCTACCGATCCCGTTCGTGCTTATCTTCGCGAAATTGGCCGTGTTCCTCTGCTCACTCATGAGGAGGAAATTACCTTGGGTAAGCAAGTGAAGTATTTAACCGATCTTCAAGAAACCAAAGATACTTTAGCCAAGGAAACTGACCAGGAACCGAGTTTAGAGGAATGGG comes from Roseofilum reptotaenium CS-1145 and encodes:
- the carB gene encoding carbamoyl-phosphate synthase large subunit; amino-acid sequence: MPRRNDIKKILLLGSGPIVIGQACEFDYSGVQACKALRSEGYEVVLINSNPATIMTDPETAERTYIEPLVPEIAEKVIAQERPDALLPTMGGQTALNLAVNLAKNGTLERYGVELIGAKLEAIEKAEDRLLFKEAMQRIGVKVCPSGIANTLDESKQIAAEIGVYPLIIRPAFTLGGTGGGIAYNQEEFETMAQYGLDCSPMSQILIEQSLIGWKEYELEVMRDLADNVVIICSIENIDPMGVHTGDSITVAPAQTLTDKEYQRLRDASIAIIREIGVETGGSNIQFAVNPVDGDVIVIEMNPRVSRSSALASKATGFPIAKFAAKLAVGYTLDEIPNDITQKTPASFEPTIDYVVTKIPRFTFEKFAGTEPILTTQMKSVGEAMAIGRTFCESFQKALRSLETGRAGWGCDKSEVLPSLESIRQGLRTPNPDRIFTLRHALMAKMSLDEVYELTGIDPWFLDKFNQLLDAEKFLKRTPLLSIKTDEMREIKQLGFSDRQIAFATSTNETTVRSRRQELGITPVYKTVDTCAAEFEAFTPYHYSTYELGETETQPSERRKVMILGGGPNRIGQGIEFDYCCCHASFSLRDASFETIMVNSNPETVSTDYDTSDRLYFEPLTLEDVLNIIDAEQPEGIIIQFGGQTPLKLAVPLQSALEDHPKTKIWGTSPDSIDTAEDRERFEAICQELNILQPPNGIARSTQEAIRVAGRIGYPVVVRPSYVLGGRAMEIVYSDGELERYMTTAVQVEPDHPILIDKFLEGAIEVDVDALCDATGEVVIGGIMEHIEQAGVHSGDSACAIPPFTLASSVLTTIRTSTVALAKALNVIGLMNIQFAVQRTSAPLSDRVYILEANPRASRTVPFVSKAIGKPLAKLASLVMSGKTLAEVGLTEEIIPQHVSVKEAVLPFEKFPGADTLLGPEMRSTGEVMGIDSSFATAFAKAEVAAGVRLPLSGCVFVSLSDREKEAIVPAIKELMELGFSVMATAGTRRVLRSKGLENVQPIYKLHEGRPNVLDEIKNHNIQLIINTPSGEEAQADGRLLRRSALTYKLPIITTIAGAKATAEAIRSLKSSPLEVKALQDHIQA